A genomic stretch from Kribbella amoyensis includes:
- a CDS encoding MFS transporter: protein MLNVRNKGAILALLAFAQLIIAIDYTIVFVAVPEIGRELGFSAQTLQWVVSGYAVAFGGFLLLGGRMSDLLGRRRMFVGGLFLYGASSLAGGLANSPELLVAARAVQGLGGALLAPATLSLIGVLFAEGRERNRAFSIWGGAGGSGMALGSLLGGVLTQAFGWESVFYVNVPLAAIAGTAAFVLIPRDPPNRTRQTFDVPGAVTATAGITAIVFALVQGPESGWTAPAVLGALVVGAILLAVFVLVELRSPDPLMPLHLLGDRGLRNGITVILLFAATFGPLLYFETVYFQLVHGYSALETGLAYLVPTVAILIGANLGGRLATRFGLHRTLAASLALGALGTALLGLTLSQTASYAVLVPGLVILGLGQGSAFTTMYAAASTGVAPEYQGIGSGMASTGQQVGNAVGLAILVAVANHGTEGRTGEVLRTTTTDGLRTAVLLSAVGIAITAVLAIRTPRIPAAQPVLADAVSN from the coding sequence ATGTTGAATGTCCGAAACAAGGGTGCGATCCTCGCCCTGCTCGCGTTCGCGCAGTTGATCATCGCGATCGACTACACGATCGTCTTCGTCGCCGTCCCCGAGATCGGCCGTGAGCTCGGCTTCTCCGCGCAGACCCTGCAATGGGTGGTCAGTGGGTACGCCGTCGCGTTCGGCGGGTTCCTGCTGCTCGGTGGCCGGATGTCCGACCTGCTCGGCCGGCGCCGGATGTTCGTCGGCGGCCTGTTCCTGTACGGCGCGTCGTCGCTGGCCGGTGGGCTCGCGAACTCCCCCGAGCTCCTGGTCGCGGCCCGCGCGGTCCAGGGCCTCGGCGGCGCCCTCCTCGCCCCCGCCACCCTCTCGCTCATCGGTGTGCTCTTCGCCGAAGGACGGGAACGCAACCGCGCCTTCTCGATCTGGGGCGGCGCCGGCGGCAGCGGGATGGCACTCGGTTCGCTGCTCGGCGGAGTACTGACCCAGGCCTTCGGTTGGGAGTCCGTGTTCTACGTCAACGTCCCGCTCGCCGCGATCGCCGGTACCGCAGCCTTCGTGCTCATCCCGCGGGACCCGCCGAACCGGACCCGGCAGACCTTCGACGTACCGGGCGCCGTCACCGCCACCGCAGGGATCACGGCGATCGTCTTCGCGCTCGTCCAAGGTCCCGAATCCGGCTGGACCGCGCCCGCCGTCCTCGGCGCGCTCGTCGTCGGGGCGATCCTGCTGGCCGTGTTCGTCCTGGTCGAGCTGCGGTCACCTGATCCGCTGATGCCGCTGCACCTGCTCGGCGATCGCGGGCTGCGGAACGGGATCACGGTGATCCTGCTCTTCGCCGCGACGTTCGGCCCGCTGCTGTACTTCGAAACCGTCTACTTCCAGCTCGTCCACGGGTACTCGGCGCTCGAGACCGGGCTCGCGTACCTCGTCCCGACGGTCGCGATCCTGATCGGCGCGAACCTCGGTGGCCGGCTGGCGACCCGGTTCGGGCTGCACCGTACGCTCGCGGCCAGCCTGGCCCTCGGCGCGCTCGGGACCGCGCTGCTGGGTCTCACGCTCTCGCAGACCGCGTCGTACGCCGTGCTCGTACCCGGCCTGGTGATCCTCGGACTCGGCCAGGGCAGCGCGTTCACCACGATGTACGCCGCCGCGTCGACCGGCGTCGCCCCGGAGTACCAGGGCATCGGCTCGGGCATGGCGTCCACGGGCCAGCAGGTCGGGAACGCGGTCGGGCTGGCGATCTTGGTTGCCGTGGCCAACCACGGGACCGAGGGCCGGACCGGCGAGGTCCTGCGTACCACGACCACGGACGGCCTGCGGACCGCGGTACTGCTCAGCGCCGTCGGGATCGCGATCACGGCCGTACTCGCGATCCGTACCCCCAGAATCCCCGCGGCACAGCCTGTCCTGGCCGATGCCGTCAGCAACTGA
- the cpt gene encoding chloramphenicol phosphotransferase CPT, with protein MSTRLVIVNGGSSSGKTGIVRCLQAILPEPWLAFGVDDFVASMPAAMQASDDGIDFGPNGEVSVGPQFRQLEKAWTAGIVAMVEAGARVIVDDVFLGGPSSQNRWKEALGGLEVLWVGVRCTPEVAAGRELARGDRNVGMAASQAELVHEGVYYDLEVDSTHQESLACAQTIAAHLK; from the coding sequence GTGAGTACTCGACTGGTGATCGTCAACGGTGGTTCGAGTTCGGGGAAGACGGGGATCGTGCGTTGTTTGCAGGCGATTCTGCCGGAGCCATGGCTGGCCTTCGGGGTGGACGACTTCGTCGCGTCGATGCCGGCCGCGATGCAGGCGTCGGACGACGGGATCGACTTCGGGCCGAACGGTGAGGTGAGCGTCGGGCCGCAGTTCCGGCAGCTCGAGAAGGCGTGGACGGCCGGGATTGTGGCCATGGTGGAAGCCGGTGCCCGGGTGATCGTCGACGACGTGTTCCTCGGTGGGCCGTCCTCGCAGAACCGCTGGAAAGAAGCGCTCGGTGGTCTCGAAGTTCTCTGGGTCGGTGTTCGCTGTACTCCCGAGGTGGCCGCCGGTCGCGAACTCGCCCGCGGCGACCGCAACGTGGGCATGGCCGCGTCGCAGGCCGAACTCGTTCACGAAGGCGTGTACTACGACCTCGAGGTCGACTCCACCCACCAGGAGTCCCTCGCCTGCGCGCAGACCATCGCGGCCCACCTCAAGTAA
- a CDS encoding NUDIX hydrolase, which yields MSAQPLTLPQRLTAFTCTTDPAGRILLIRHERLGLTRWELPGGHIEPGESTVQAAIRETQEETGLHVVPGRLLAECRHQWDGRTVGILYFQATHPGIQQAEATESGIEAVDWIDPRTLDPAETSPLAWPVIDHVAHGRSGKLYFNATHHKTSAGWEPQVIGTWRTLKSCT from the coding sequence ATGAGCGCGCAGCCGTTGACCCTCCCCCAACGACTCACCGCCTTCACCTGTACCACGGACCCGGCCGGCCGCATCCTCCTGATCCGCCACGAACGCCTCGGCCTCACCCGCTGGGAACTCCCCGGCGGCCACATCGAACCAGGCGAATCCACCGTCCAGGCAGCGATCCGCGAAACCCAGGAAGAGACCGGCCTCCACGTCGTACCCGGCCGCCTCCTGGCCGAATGCCGCCACCAGTGGGACGGCCGTACCGTCGGCATCCTCTACTTCCAGGCCACGCACCCCGGCATCCAACAGGCGGAGGCGACCGAGTCCGGTATCGAAGCCGTCGACTGGATCGACCCACGAACCCTCGACCCCGCCGAAACCTCACCCCTGGCCTGGCCGGTCATCGACCACGTCGCCCATGGCCGCAGCGGGAAGCTCTACTTCAACGCCACCCACCACAAGACCTCAGCAGGCTGGGAACCTCAGGTCATCGGGACCTGGCGAACCCTCAAGTCCTGCACGTAG
- a CDS encoding cupin domain-containing protein: protein MILVRSTEAEVLSASGVTLFADTTATNGHLTSHRSIFQPGKAGAPPHQHKEASELFYLLSGKLRVLVGEELVTLETGDFLVVPPNTPHAFEADGDSEAEVLFVLTHAKPRFDYYRLLEGVYRGETDPAELAATSDLYDSHYVESPAWTNR from the coding sequence ATGATTCTCGTCCGCAGCACCGAAGCCGAAGTCCTCAGCGCGAGCGGCGTCACCCTGTTCGCCGACACGACCGCGACGAACGGGCACCTGACCAGCCACCGCTCGATCTTCCAGCCCGGCAAGGCCGGCGCCCCACCGCACCAGCACAAGGAAGCCTCCGAACTCTTCTACCTGCTGTCCGGCAAGCTGCGCGTCCTGGTCGGCGAGGAACTCGTCACCCTGGAAACCGGCGACTTCCTGGTCGTCCCGCCGAACACCCCGCACGCCTTCGAGGCGGACGGTGACTCCGAGGCCGAGGTCCTCTTCGTCCTCACCCACGCGAAGCCGCGGTTCGACTACTACCGCCTGCTCGAAGGCGTGTACCGCGGCGAGACCGACCCGGCCGAACTGGCGGCCACCTCCGACCTCTACGACAGCCACTACGTCGAAAGCCCGGCCTGGACCAACCGCTGA
- a CDS encoding polyprenyl synthetase family protein, whose product MSPSPLPAESLGFAIADEALESRVRAGLERVEQALRDSTQSEAPFVTEAAQHVMVAGGKRFRPLLVLLAAEFGPRPDSDEVVEAAVVVELTHVATLHHDDVMDEAALRRGASTANAAWDNSVAILAGDWLFAKASDLVAGLGPEAVRIQARTFGRLVEGQIRETLGVTEGHDPLDHYLSVVADKTGSLIATSALFGARFAGASPEVQEALRAFGEEIGAAFQLADDILDVTSESVQSGKTPGTDLREGVPTLPVLIFRAQADPSKPEDARLLELLDSDLTDDAKLAETLGLLRGHPSLQQAEDDVRRRANDARKLLADLPESIARTALESLCDLVVTRSV is encoded by the coding sequence TTGAGCCCTTCCCCGCTGCCGGCCGAGAGCCTGGGATTCGCGATCGCCGACGAGGCGCTCGAATCCCGGGTTCGTGCCGGTCTGGAACGGGTCGAACAGGCGCTGCGCGACTCCACGCAGTCCGAGGCGCCGTTCGTCACCGAGGCCGCCCAGCACGTCATGGTGGCGGGCGGTAAGCGGTTCCGGCCGCTGCTGGTGCTGCTGGCCGCGGAGTTCGGCCCGCGGCCGGATTCCGACGAGGTGGTCGAGGCCGCCGTCGTGGTCGAGCTGACCCACGTGGCGACCCTGCACCACGACGACGTGATGGACGAGGCCGCGCTCCGCCGGGGCGCGTCCACCGCGAACGCGGCCTGGGACAACTCGGTCGCGATCCTGGCCGGCGACTGGTTGTTCGCGAAGGCGTCCGACCTGGTCGCCGGACTCGGCCCGGAGGCGGTCCGGATCCAGGCCCGCACCTTCGGCCGGCTGGTCGAGGGCCAGATCCGGGAGACCCTCGGCGTCACCGAGGGCCACGACCCGCTGGACCACTACCTGTCCGTGGTCGCCGACAAGACCGGCTCGCTGATCGCCACCTCGGCCCTCTTCGGTGCCCGGTTCGCCGGTGCGTCCCCGGAGGTCCAGGAAGCGCTGCGGGCCTTCGGCGAGGAGATCGGCGCCGCCTTCCAGCTCGCCGACGACATCCTCGACGTCACCTCCGAGTCCGTCCAGTCCGGCAAGACCCCGGGCACGGACCTGCGCGAAGGCGTCCCCACCCTGCCGGTCCTGATCTTCCGCGCCCAGGCCGACCCGTCGAAGCCCGAGGACGCCCGGTTGCTGGAGCTGCTCGACTCCGACCTGACCGACGACGCCAAGCTGGCCGAGACGCTGGGCCTGCTCAGGGGCCACCCGTCCCTCCAGCAAGCCGAGGACGACGTCCGCCGCCGCGCCAACGACGCCCGCAAACTCCTCGCCGACCTCCCCGAGAGCATCGCAAGAACAGCCCTCGAATCCCTCTGCGACCTGGTCGTCACCCGCTCCGTCTGA
- the nuoN gene encoding NADH-quinone oxidoreductase subunit NuoN translates to MSALLTAQALPLADFTAPKIEYNELMPLLVIFGAACVGVIVEAFLPRTIRHLVQVALTVVALAVAGVLTVLLMIDQKELIAAQGAIAVDGPALFTWITLLALSLISVLLFAERSVDGGLSAFAGQAAAVPGSEAEREGTAAKIEHSEIFPLTLFAVVGMMLFASANDLLVLFVALEVFSLPLYLLCGLARRRRLISQEAAMKYFLLGAFASAFLLFGIAMLYGYAGTMSLGGIADALATQTGGDVILLVGTGMVGVGLLFKVGAVPFHSWTPDVYQGAPTPVTGFMAACTKIAAFIGLMRVFYVALGGSRWDWAPMMWVVAILTMVVGSIVALTQTDVKRMLAYSSIAHAGFLLTAFVGLAQTGNGVTTGITSTQAVLFYLVTYGFATVGAFALVTLVRDAGGEATHLSRWAGLGKKSPLLAGIFAFFLLAFAGIPLTSGFTGKWAVFTAAWTGGAWPLVVVAVLCSLVAAFFYIRVIVLMFFSDLPADAPDVALPGWQTTAAVALGLAATVVLGLVPGPVLDLAARAGEFIR, encoded by the coding sequence GTGAGTGCACTGCTGACGGCGCAGGCCCTGCCGCTGGCGGACTTCACCGCGCCGAAGATCGAGTACAACGAGCTGATGCCGTTGCTCGTCATCTTCGGGGCGGCCTGTGTCGGCGTCATCGTCGAGGCGTTCCTGCCGCGGACGATCCGGCACCTGGTCCAGGTGGCCCTGACCGTCGTCGCTCTGGCGGTCGCCGGGGTCCTGACGGTCCTGCTGATGATCGACCAGAAGGAACTGATCGCGGCCCAGGGCGCGATCGCGGTGGACGGCCCGGCGTTGTTCACCTGGATCACGCTGCTCGCGCTGAGCCTGATCAGCGTGCTGCTGTTCGCCGAGCGGTCGGTCGACGGTGGCCTGTCCGCGTTCGCCGGCCAGGCGGCCGCGGTCCCGGGCAGCGAGGCGGAGCGCGAGGGCACCGCGGCGAAGATCGAGCACTCGGAGATCTTCCCGCTCACCCTGTTCGCGGTCGTCGGGATGATGCTGTTCGCCTCGGCGAACGACCTGCTCGTGCTGTTCGTCGCGCTCGAGGTCTTCTCGCTGCCGCTCTACCTGCTCTGCGGCCTGGCCCGCCGGCGTCGGCTGATCTCGCAGGAAGCCGCGATGAAGTACTTCCTGCTCGGCGCCTTCGCCTCGGCGTTCCTGCTGTTCGGCATCGCGATGCTGTACGGCTACGCCGGCACGATGTCGCTCGGCGGCATCGCGGACGCGCTCGCCACCCAGACCGGCGGCGACGTGATCCTGCTGGTCGGGACCGGCATGGTCGGCGTCGGCCTGCTGTTCAAGGTCGGCGCGGTGCCGTTCCACTCCTGGACGCCGGACGTCTACCAGGGCGCGCCGACGCCGGTCACCGGGTTCATGGCGGCCTGCACCAAGATCGCCGCGTTCATCGGCCTGATGCGGGTGTTCTATGTCGCCCTCGGCGGCAGCCGCTGGGACTGGGCACCGATGATGTGGGTGGTCGCGATCCTGACCATGGTGGTCGGCTCGATCGTGGCGCTGACCCAGACCGACGTGAAGCGGATGCTCGCGTACTCCTCGATCGCGCACGCCGGCTTCCTGCTGACCGCGTTCGTCGGGCTCGCGCAGACCGGCAACGGCGTCACCACCGGGATCACCTCGACCCAGGCGGTGCTGTTCTACCTGGTCACCTACGGTTTCGCGACCGTCGGCGCCTTCGCCCTGGTCACGCTGGTCCGGGACGCGGGCGGCGAGGCCACCCACCTGTCCCGCTGGGCCGGGCTGGGCAAGAAGTCGCCGCTGCTGGCCGGTATCTTCGCGTTCTTCCTGCTCGCCTTCGCCGGGATCCCGCTGACCTCGGGTTTCACCGGCAAGTGGGCCGTGTTCACCGCCGCGTGGACCGGGGGTGCGTGGCCGCTGGTCGTGGTCGCGGTACTGTGCAGCCTTGTCGCCGCTTTCTTCTACATCCGGGTGATCGTGCTGATGTTCTTCTCCGACCTGCCGGCCGACGCGCCGGACGTCGCGCTGCCCGGGTGGCAGACCACCGCGGCCGTCGCGCTGGGTCTCGCCGCCACCGTCGTGCTCGGTCTGGTTCCCGGACCGGTGCTGGACCTGGCGGCCCGAGCGGGTGAGTTCATCCGTTGA
- a CDS encoding GNAT family N-acetyltransferase: MIREARPADYAAIMRLYQELHPNDPVPRDAADVFTRILNSPGLHLFVLELDGDVVASTYLNVIPNLTRAAAPYAVVENVIVTTARRGTGLGKQLMAATLQAAWDAGCYKVMLATGSQKPSTHAFYRACGFSPHEKTAYLAKTHP; encoded by the coding sequence ATGATTCGTGAGGCTCGGCCGGCGGACTACGCCGCGATCATGCGGCTGTACCAGGAACTGCATCCCAACGACCCGGTACCGCGGGACGCCGCCGACGTCTTCACGCGGATCCTCAACTCACCCGGGCTCCACCTGTTCGTCCTCGAACTCGACGGTGACGTCGTCGCCTCGACGTACCTGAACGTGATCCCCAACCTCACCCGCGCAGCCGCCCCGTACGCCGTCGTCGAGAACGTCATCGTCACCACGGCTCGTCGCGGCACCGGCCTCGGCAAGCAACTCATGGCCGCCACCCTCCAAGCAGCCTGGGACGCCGGCTGCTACAAGGTCATGCTCGCGACGGGATCCCAAAAGCCCTCAACCCACGCCTTCTACCGCGCCTGCGGCTTCTCCCCCCACGAGAAAACCGCCTACCTCGCCAAAACCCACCCCTAA